In Drosophila miranda strain MSH22 chromosome XR, D.miranda_PacBio2.1, whole genome shotgun sequence, the genomic window AAGGATTTCTTCATTTAAGTTTTATTACGGGGTGTTTTTCTTTATTAATAGTTATTTACAACATTTTGGGTAAGACTTAAGCTTAACTTTTGTTTCGTGTAGTTTTCCTCTGTTTTATATTGTTGGCCCGCCCATCGCTCAACTGGTCTGTAACGAGTTTtgcagctcctgctcctgcttcttgGCCAGCTTCTCCTTCTGCCTCTCCATCTCCAGGTGCAGCTGATGGAGTCTCTTCTGCTTGGTGAGCTTCCTCAGGTGAGCGCTCTTCTCGTGTGCCACCTTGTAATTGGCAattgttgtgggctgtattgCCGATGTCGATGTGGTGTCTGCGGTGTCTGATGTGGCAGATGTTGGGCtggggcttgggcttgggctggggctggggctgggtgctgctgctggtgctggcgtTGTGGTACTCGTAGTTGTAGATGAAGTGGATGTTGTTGAGGAACTGGTAGGCAGAGCCTGATCTTTGTgcttgtgctgctgctgggcggcCTCTTCTTCGAGCTGCTTCTCGAGCTGCGCCTGCCACTCCAAGGCCTTCTCCTCCACTGGCAgctgctgcaactgcaacgATATGATGTATGCGATTatgacatggacatggacatggacatgatTGCAGATGATTGTGAAAGGGACAGTGAGCGGGATGTGTACGAGTAGGAGTGGTTTGTTTTTTGGCAGAAAAGCATTTACAAAAGCAGTTTTTCTCGGGGGGTTTGTGTTTTGTGAGGATTGGCTTTAATCTCTTGTACAATTTCTATATAGATCTAAATGCATATCAGGTAGGTGTAAAGTATATATCGGTATTATATATCAGTAGCGGAGATACCGCTTGCGGCTCTCGTATTGCCTTACATAGTTCCAAGGATACGCATGCTTGGCCGCCTTCTCGTAGGCCTTGTACTTCTTGGTCTTCGCATTGTACTTGCCCTGCAGCTTGTCGGGCAACACAATGGCCGTGTACTTGATGCCCACGCCGGGGACATACTGTGCCGCCAATCCTGGCACCGAAGTGACTCCTGCACTGTACACGGAGCTGGCCAGCTGTCCATAGTTGATGGAGTTGCCCCTGGGCGGCAGATTGTTGTAGTTGGGTGGGGCATAGGGTCCGGCGGGTATGGCCCAGGTGCGAGGACGGGATGGCGGTGGCAAGACGTACCTATGCGAAATGGAAGAGTGAAAGGCAACAGATCAAAAGGTGAGCCTCTCCTCCCGAAACCCCTTTACACTTACACAtagggattgggattgggtgTGTCATTGCTTTGATCCTCCCAGACAGGCGCCGGTTCGCGGTACGGCTTCTGCGGGGGCAGTGGCGTGGTTCGTGGCGGCAGCGGCGCTATCGGTCCCGTGTTCGTGCCCCAGTCCACCCGGATGGCCTGCGTCTGGAGGCCGAGGCTGGCGACTGTGACTAGCAGCAGGCATGGAGTGAGCTGCAAAACGAGTATCGGGTTTTTGGGGTTACAAAGGAGAGTCTTCATCTTCGACTACAAAGTGCTTTGCATTATCGTGTTTGACAAATTATTACACGGCTGCGAACAAACGGCCTTCAAAGGTGGCCCCCGCCCCCAATTCATCTCAATTTGCGTGTTGTTTGTTGTATGTTTTCGTATATAAAACTCACTTCACCTTatcaaatcaaatcgaaaCCAAATCGATATTAATTAAAAAAGCTTTATATAGTCGCATGGCAAATTGTGAGACAGAGATTCAGATACTCGTACAAACACAGTCTGGACTTGAACTCGATTCGAGTTGAATCTCGTATGTAATAATGACAATTACATCAAGTAATTCCCCGCGTCTATAGGCCCCAATCTCCATCCAAAACAATGTCAAGTGTTAAATTGCTGCAGCTGTTTGTATAAATAGAGAGCCTCATT contains:
- the LOC108153586 gene encoding mucin-5AC, which codes for MLTPCLLLVTVASLGLQTQAIRVDWGTNTGPIAPLPPRTTPLPPQKPYREPAPVWEDQSNDTPNPNPYVYVLPPPSRPRTWAIPAGPYAPPNYNNLPPRGNSINYGQLASSVYSAGVTSVPGLAAQYVPGVGIKYTAIVLPDKLQGKYNAKTKKYKAYEKAAKHAYPWNYLQQLPVEEKALEWQAQLEKQLEEEAAQQQHKHKDQALPTSSSTTSTSSTTTSTTTPAPAAAPSPSPSPSPSPSPTSATSDTADTTSTSAIQPTTIANYKVAHEKSAHLRKLTKQKRLHQLHLEMERQKEKLAKKQEQELQNSLQTS